Below is a window of Planococcus rifietoensis DNA.
GTGCCGGATTCTGCCCACGGAACGAACCCAGCTTCTGCGACAGTTGCTGGATTCGAGACAGTGACTGTTAAATCGAACGAGCACGGCCTTGTCGACCTGGAAGACTTGAAGCGCGTGGTCGGCGACGACACAGCGGCTCTCATGCTGACAAATCCGAACACGCTCGGCCTTTTTGAAGAAGATATCCTTGAAATGGCTTCGATCATCCACAAAGTCGGCGGCAAGCTGTACTACGACGGAGCGAATTTGAACGCCGTCATGTCAAAAGCACGCCCTGGCGACATGGGCTTTGACGTTGTCCATTTAAACTTGCACAAAACCTTCACAGGCCCGCACGGCGGCGGGGGCCCAGGATCTGGCCCGGTCGGCGTTCAAGCTGACCTGATTCCGTATTTGCCGAAGCCGATCCTCATCAAGACCGATGAAGGCTTTACATTTGATTACGACCGCCCGGAATCTATCGGACGCGTCAAGCCGTTCTATGGCAACTTCGGCATCAATGTGCGCGCCTATACGTATATCCGTACAATGGGGCCGGACGGTTTGAAAAAAGTAACCGAATACGCCGTCTTGAATGCCAACTACATGATGAGAAGGCTCTCGCCACATTTCGATTTGCCGTACGACCGCCACTGCAAGCATGAATTTGTCTTGAGCGGCCGACGCCAGAAGAAGCTTGGTGTCAGAACGCTTGACATGGCAAAACGCCTGCTTGACTTTGGTTACCATCCGCCGACAATTTACTTCCCGCTCAATGTGGAAGAAGGCATGATGATCGAGCCGACGGAAACAGAATCGAAAGAAACATTGGATGACTTTATCGATGCAATGATCCAGATTGCCCGTGAAGTGGAAGAAAATCCGGAGATCGTCCAAAATGCGCCGCATACGACGGTCATCAACCGACTGGATGAAACGAAAGCAGCCCGCAAGCCGGTGCTTCGTTACCAAAAACCGACAGACAGTGAATGACCTAAAAAACCCCGGAAGCAAATGCTTCCGGGGTTTTTGATTATTTAGATTTGATTTTGCCTGTCCATTTTTTGAAGCCGCCTTGCAATTGGAACAATTGCTCATAGCCTTTTTTCTTCAGGAACAACGCGACGCGTCCACTTCTTGCCCCGTTCTGGTCATATAGGTAGACCGGTTTGTCGGCGCGGATTTCCTTGTAGCGCTGGCGCAATTGCGATTGCGGGATGTTGCGCGCCCCGAGAATATGGCCGGCTGCGAAATCTTTTGGTTCCCGGACATCGATGAGCTGCGCTTTTCGGTAGCCTTGGATGAATTCTTCCTGGTTCAGATCGGTGACCGCTTTGCGGATGCGGAGGAAGGAGACGACCGCAAAAATGAGGATGGCGATGACGACACCCAATGTGATATACAATAATTCCACTGTTCTTGCCCCTTTCTATACTTACTCATTATAAGAGATAAGGTGACGGATATTCAATGGCTATGTTACAGTAATCTGGGCAAATCAGAGGCAATCCTGTGAAGCTAGCGGGCGGAAAGCGCGTGGCGTCTGGACTTTCAGTTGTCAAGTGCTCTCCACAGGAAATTAAATCGATTTTTGTGCTGAATAATGCGAACATACGTGTCTTTCGTCTCATTTTGACGAAAGGGAAAACGCAGAACCCTTGCCATTGCTCGATTATCCAGTCGCGAAAATTTTCCATCAGAAAAATGTTATTGCGAGTAAGTTTCAATATATAGTATCATGGGAAATGTAATAATACTATATATAGTGTTAACCACATATAATATAAAGGAGGATTTGTCAAATGGTTTCCGCCACACAATCCGAATATACATTAAACGTCGAGTCCCTGAACAAAGACATCGAAGCTTTCCCGCAAGTCCACGCGGTAACGAAAGACATGAAGAAAACGCATAAAGGCGTATCCCGCCTGGTCATGATCGACCGCTATTCCTTCAAGGATACGAGCAAAAGCACGTTGAAGCCGGGCGATTTCGTCGTGTTGACGGTCAAAGAAGACCCGAAATTTCCAGCGCGCGGCCTCGGTTACATCGTCTCGATCGACCAAGACGCGAACAAAGCACGTGTGTGGATCGAAGAAGATTACCGTAGCGCCATCGACAACCCTGAAGAAGTAGAACAAGGCATCGTTAATCGGCCGATCGATGTCATCGAAAAACCGCTCGAAGTATTTTACGAGCAAATCGCCAAACGCAATGCCACTGGGCTTTCTGCAGTCGAGAAAACCCCTGAAAAGCAAAGCGAGTGGTTCACGAAATTCTACGAGCAGCTCGTTAACCTGAATTTCGTTCCTGCCGGCCGTGTGCTTTACGGGGCAGGCGCTGACACCGACGTCACGTATTTCAACTGCTACGTCATG
It encodes the following:
- the gcvPB gene encoding aminomethyl-transferring glycine dehydrogenase subunit GcvPB, with product MHKDNQPLIFEMTKQGRVGYSLPELDVPVVDLTELLGQELVREEFAELPEVSELDIMRHYTALSKRNHGVDSGFYPLGSCTMKYNPKINESVARYSGFANIHPLQEESTVQGAMELMYDLQEHLKEITGMDEVTLQPAAGAHGEWTGLMMIRAFHEANGDFNRTKVIVPDSAHGTNPASATVAGFETVTVKSNEHGLVDLEDLKRVVGDDTAALMLTNPNTLGLFEEDILEMASIIHKVGGKLYYDGANLNAVMSKARPGDMGFDVVHLNLHKTFTGPHGGGGPGSGPVGVQADLIPYLPKPILIKTDEGFTFDYDRPESIGRVKPFYGNFGINVRAYTYIRTMGPDGLKKVTEYAVLNANYMMRRLSPHFDLPYDRHCKHEFVLSGRRQKKLGVRTLDMAKRLLDFGYHPPTIYFPLNVEEGMMIEPTETESKETLDDFIDAMIQIAREVEENPEIVQNAPHTTVINRLDETKAARKPVLRYQKPTDSE
- a CDS encoding rhodanese-like domain-containing protein, translating into MELLYITLGVVIAILIFAVVSFLRIRKAVTDLNQEEFIQGYRKAQLIDVREPKDFAAGHILGARNIPQSQLRQRYKEIRADKPVYLYDQNGARSGRVALFLKKKGYEQLFQLQGGFKKWTGKIKSK